A segment of the Capra hircus breed San Clemente chromosome 19, ASM170441v1, whole genome shotgun sequence genome:
ataTACCTGAAACCTGTGGAGTTGAGCAGTGCAGCAGGTTAAGAAGAAAGACAGTTGGGTCCCATGCCATAGGCCACCATCTGAGCTTGGCCAGCCCAAGATGTATAGAGATGGCAGCAAGGCAGAGGGTATAAGGTGGCCTAGGAGGCTGAGTCTGATTCCCAATTGcccactttttttctcttcttattgccctgggtctttgttgtggcacacaggctttctctagttttggagcacgggctctagagcacatgggctctgtagtcgcggtgcacaggcttagttgccccacagcatgtgagatcttagttcccaaaccagggatggaacccacgtcccctgcttcGGGAGGTGAATTCTCAatcattggaccatcagggaagtcccccagcttCTCACTTCTAAAGCGGGGGAATGCAGACTTTGGAACCAGACACAGTGAGGGACCAAAGAGAAAGGATCCCCTGGGTTCTGTTCTCATTTCTGAGCTATGAATGTCACTGACTGTCTGGTGAAGACTCTGGGCCGTTCTCAGAATATTGCTTTGAAAtgcacaaaataaaatgtatgggACGGAGAAGGAAACCAACCATTTTGGAACACggttataaaagtataaaaaaataattgCAGTTCAGAAATATAAATGTTTCCTTATTAAAGCATTAAATAAGATCTGGTGTTGATATAATTACTACCACAGTTTCAAGAGAGAGATGGATGTAAACAATATTTTGAGATGCATTTTTGAGATCACTGTAGCCACTGATCTCTGCAGGTCCCTAACAACTGACAACCACAGTCAAATATCCTTGACTAAATTGTCATTAGTACCATCAACAGTTGTCTggttttgggaattccctggctgtcccgCGGTTAGGACTCAGTGCGCTTTCACTACTATGGGCTCCGGGtcaatccctgatgggggaactaagatccttcaagcCTAGAGgtacggccaaaaaaaaaaaaaccagctagaCAATTTTGTTGCCTGTGTTCATAACCTTAGTTAGATGTTAGCTAAAAGATGAAATAGTTTTCCCACCCAGCTTCATGGACCCTTGGCATTCCACGCCCTAGTTAAGAGCCCCATGATCCAGGAAGAGTAGGTCAGTGGGTTATGCTACAGCTGGACTGACTGCCCGGGAGGGCAGGATGGGAACACAGATCCAGAGCCACCAGAGCCAGGAAGGACTTCCAAATGGAACTCTGAAACTGGTTTTGGTTTTGacccagagacagagagataCGGAGAGGGATGCCGGAAAGTTGTACAGGAGCGACAGATTCAACACACTGGTGCTCACAGCTCCCTTTGGAGGGTGCGAATGGGGACCTGGAATTGAAGGAATTTGCCCAGAGCCAGGCAATGGGAAGTGGCAGGCCCCAGCGAAAATGATTCTGTTTGGATTCTGAGCTCTAACTCACGCCCATTCACCCTGCTAGCCACAGCAAGCTTGAGACTGAAGGACACCCCCTACCTGCAAGGCATCAAGCTCAAGGTAGAAGGTAAAACCCTGGGGCTGAAGAACCAGACAGTCTGGATTCTTCACTGATTTGTGTGactttgaaatatttaatttattggcaCCTTTATTTCTTCGTCTGTGAAATGAGAACAATAGTCATTTCTAAATCACAGAGCAACTAAAAGTGATTAGGAACCACCTTAAGTGTGGAGAGCACGATGTCCATGGAGCAGACCTCAGCGATACTTATGCTGTTGTTTTTTGCAAAGCTATCTTCTTGAATCAGCAGAATCATCCATCCCAGCTCCCCTCCTTGTCTCTGGCCAGAGAATTCTAGGGGGGTGGGGGCCACACTAGAGTCCAGAGGAGCTGGCCTGCCCTTAGCCTGCGGGGGAGGATGGGTAACAGGCCATGACATCACCATAACTGAGAAAATGGTTGAAGAAACAGCGATTTCAGCAGAATCTACCTCCGGCTAGGGGAGGAAGAGGTGTAAGTCTCTGATCAAGGATCAAGGCATTCCCCACCCACTGTGCCACTTTCGTGTCCGGGGGAGAAAAGTGGTGGACATTTCATGGAGAGAAAGTGAGCCTGGCATCAGAGACACTTGGCTAAGCAGGCTACATGCCACACCACCTGTGCCTGCCACCGATACAACTCCATGGGGAGTGCTCTGGGAATTGTGCAATCCTGGATACCTTGCCTAGGTTTCCACCTGGCTCTGCCCCTCCCTGGTTGTGTGACCGTGAGCAAGCCACATACCCCCTGGAGGTCCTCTATAACATGAGACAGCCACACCCACCCGTGGCTAtaacttgctgttgttcagtcgctcagtcgtgtctaactctttgcaaccccatggactgcagcatgccaggcttccctgtccttcactgtctcctggagcttgctcagactcatgtctcttgagtcggtgatgccatccaaccatctcatcctctgtcacccccttctcctcctgccttatatcttttccagcatcaaggtcttttccaatgagttggctcttcccatcaagtagccaaagtattggagcttcagcctcagcatcagtccttccaatgaatattgaggactgatttcctttaggatggactggtttgatctgcctgcagtccaaggggctctcaagagtcttttccaacaccacagttcaaaagtggcTCTAACTACAAACTTGAAAACGCCCAGCTCCTAAAAGTTATTCAGTAAACAGCAGCTTCCTCTCCCTGAGACCTTCCTTCCAACCTCAGGGTACTAAGGGCCTGAGGTATAAGGAGGGAGCCCAGCCCATACCAGGTGGAGAGGGCAAGAGGGGCAGGGCAGCTGAGACAGGTAAGAGAGGAGAGGCCCCTCAGCTGCTTTGTCCAAGCAGGCAGCCCTTCCTTTGGCAAACAAAGAGTGAGAAGGTGCCCCTGAGGAGGCTTGGATCCAAGTACCCCTCCTGGAGGCTTCCTTCTGGCTAATGATTCCCCTGCCTGCTCTCCCTCCCCTGGCCTGCGGAGAGGCCCCTTAAAAGTGGGTGGGCCCCTGACATCTTGGTTCACCAACTTCCTGCTCTAGGTCCCCTACCAGGCCTGAGGTCAGGCCTTCCTAGCTTTGGGAGCTTCCTGAGGGAAAGGGGGGGCCTCTGGTACCCCAAGACTCACAAAGCCATGACTCAGGGTTTACTCCACAATTCTCTGTACAACACAGGGATGGTGGAACTTTTcagatattctattttttttttaatgtttatttactcatttggctgctctgggtcttagttgcagcccacCGGAACTTCACTGACGTGTTCAGGGTCTTTATTGTCACGTCCCAATCTttcagttgcggcatgtgaactctagGTTGCAGTATGTGAACTCTGGGTTCTGGCATGTGGAacctagttcctcaaccagggatagcacccgggccccctgcattgggaacttggagtcttagctactggaccaccagggaagacatatTCTAGAAATGTGAATGACACCTCATGGAGCTGCGCAATGCTGGGGGCATGCCGGGATCACTTGGAAGGAGACTCATGCCATTCCCAAAATTTTTCAATGGTTAGTGAATCGTTCAGAAAAGATTTGCTCTGAAGCCTCCTGGGTCCTGAACTCCGAGGATCCAGATACGGCAAAACTGACTCTGTTCTCATGAAACTCACCTGCTAGCAGAAGGAACAATTACTATTTAAGCGTCATACACATAGATGCATTCTTATAGACTCTTGATAAAGGAGGGAAGGTCAGAGCTCCAGGCAGTTCCCCACAATTcctaggctccagtttcattgagATGAGCCCCCCCATCTCATCTAAGAATCCTCATCCAAGCCCCCTGAAGTCCCCAAGGGGATAGGATTATATCCAACAGCTGGATTATAATGTCTAGACTCCCCAGGGCTAAATACAAGGAGGTGAgtgttttgctttctatttccatttttccttttttttttggccacactgcatggcatgaaggatcttagctccctaaccagggattgagtctgcaccccctgcagtggaggcacagattcttaaccaccgggctgccagggaggtccctatcTCCGTTTTTGAATGACACCTGGGTTTGGGAGTCAAGGGCTGCGGGTTTTACAGGGTCTCCCTGCACTGTCACAAATGGTCTGTTTCCTCTGGGGACAGGAGGTAATGTGGTTTCGAGATACAGGCCTGCCCCCTCCAATAGCTTGCTGTTCCCCTTCTGCCTGCAGGAAGCCTGTTGCGCCTACACCATCATCCTCATGGCGCTGCTCTGGTGCACCGAGGCGCTGCCACTGGCCATCACTGCCTTTCTCCCCGTCATCATGTTCCCCATGATGGGCATAATGAATGCTTCCACGGTAAGCCTCTCCATTCACGCGAGGACATGCTCCCAAGGATGGAGGGGTCTGCCCTAGGACGGTGATGACGGAAGAAACCTCATCAGAGGCAGAGCGCATGGAAGACGGGTCCCTGCCTCTGCCTGGCAGGTCGGGGAGCACAGAGGGAGGAGTCAGCTAGAAGACCAGGAAGAAGGCATTCTAGAAATGTCAGGGGCACAGTTGGTGTCAAGAGTTAATTCAAAGTGGAAGCAATTAGGCCTAGACTAGGGAGGGAAAGGGGGCTTGATAGCCAGCCAAAGAGCCTGTCTCCTAGTTCGGTGGTTCTGAAACTTGAGCATGCACCACGATTGCCTGCAGGGCCAGTTAAACAAAGACTTTGCTGGGCACCACTCCAGAGTTCTGATTTCATAGATCTGGGGCAGGGTCTGAGCATTTCTTTTCTAGCAAGTTCCAGGCTGGTGTAATGatgttgacccagggatcaaagagaACCACGACTTTAGCTTCTGAAACAGCATTAAATTCTCCCAGTCAGTGGTTTGAAGCATGGAAGAATTCAGGCTAGACGATCTCTCAGTCATTGCTGACGGAAGAACGGGTTAAtcagaaagagaggaaacagtGGGGGATCCGAAGACCATTTCCATTTGAGTCCAAGAGCCCAGAGAACCAACCTCTCTCTGTTGACAGACATAGCAGTGTCGGCACCCCCTAAGCCCTGTCCCCGCCTCCAGGTCAGCCTCGAGTACCTGAAAGATACCAACATCCTATTCATTGGGGGGATGATGGTGGCCCTCGCCGTGGAGAACTGGAATCTGCACAAACGCATCGCCCTCCGGGTGCTCCTCATCGTCGGGGTGCGGCCCGCCCTGTGAGTCCCCACAGACCAAGACGGGAGGGCCTGGGGTGCGGGCGCTCTGGGCCGCCAGTCCCTGCAGGAATGCTGGAACACCAGTGTGTGGGTCTGTCCATTGCTAGGCTGATCCTGGGCTTCATGTTGGTGACGGCCTTCTTGTCCATGTGGATCAGCAACACGGCCACCACCGCCATGATGGTGCCCATAGCCCATGCTGTTCTGGAGCAGCTGCACAAGATGCCCACAGACAGGGATGTTGAGGAGGGCAGGAACAACCCCGCCTTTGAGCTCCAGGAGCAGAAGGAAGAGACCAAGCTTGATGAGAAAGGTGAGGCCAGGCCCTGCCCCAAACCCCTCTTGGGGAGGGTCTAAGATGATGTTCATGATAGGAGGAGTCATCtgagcactgatttttttttaatgtttggctACACCGccacggcatgtgggaccttagttctctgactggGGATCGATCCTACGCACCCCCTACATTGGAggacagagtcttaatcactggaccatcagggaaatccataTCTTGGCAACTTTTGGGACAGAAGAGGGAAGCAAGAAGTTCAGTGACCAGCTTGTCCTGGTGGGCTGAGATTTTTCCTGGTTTTGAAATGAAAAGTCCCGCAGGCTGGGAATTCCCTCTGTCCTGGGCAAACCAAGATTCTAGGTAACCTGGCAGGCCGAGAGCAGGAGCCTGGGTGGGCCGTCAGGGGTCCGGGCTCTGTTCTTCCTGTGCAGTTTGAATCATCTtcccttctctgtgtctcagtttccctcTCCCAAGAGAGGTTGGTCCAGGTGGTATCCAAGGGTCACTCCATCCTGAGACCCCAGGGAGTGCCTGCCCTTCCAGACCTGGGGGCAGCCTGGGCCCTCCCCGCAGCCTGGGTCTAGGCTGCTAAGAGACAAGGCGCCCCAGAAGCCATGGAGCCCCTGCCATGCTCCCTGAATCTGGCCCTGCACCCACTCCCAACCCCAGCTCTCCCTTGTTCCCAGACAAAAAGCAGGATTGCCCTGCTCCACTGACTCCTTCGGAGTCCAAGACACAGCAGAACAAGGAGCAGCTCCGCTTCAGCCAGGgcctgagcctgtgtgtgtgctactCGGCCAGCATCGGGGGCATCGCCACCCTGACCGGCACCACCCCCAACCTGGTGCTGCAAGGCCAGGTCAACTCGTGAGTGATTGATGGGGAGAGGGTCTGCATTCTGACTGGGGGACAAAGGGAACTGGCTTGTCACTGGGCAATGCCACACAGCAGCCCTTATTCCCCTTCAGGATCTTCCCCCGAAATGGCAACGTGGTGAACTTCGCCTCCTGGTTTGGCTTTGCCTTCCCTGCCATGATCATCTTACTGCTGCTTTCCTGGGTGTGGCTGCAGATCCTCTTCTTAGGATTCGAGTAAGTGGCAGAAAGGGGAAGAGATGCCCAGGTGTCTGCCCTTACCTGTTGGGAGCGCCTAGTTGGGTACCCAGGTAGCCTTTTGGGAAAGGACATAATCACCATCTCAGTGAGAAAACCTCTCCCTCCCAAGGCCCTTCTGTGCCCTTGGTCCCCCATTGGAGGGAATGATTGGAGAGTATTAGCCCATCTATTAGATAAGCAAACTGAGGTTTGAGGCACGGTCCATAGCTAGACATGTCAGTGCTGGGATAGAAAACCAGATCTCCTGGTGCCCAGGCCAGGTCCCACTCCATAATGATCCACAGTCCTCCCGCAGGTGCTGAAGGAGCGTACGCTATGAGCTTGGTCAGTTACAAAAGTGCTGACACTTGTGCTCCTACTATGCGCCTGGTCCTGAAAACACTGCAAGCGCTAGGCACAGGCCTTGTCCTTGGAGCTCACCATCTAATGGGTGATGACAAGGTGGGAGCAgtgacagacagaagcctaaGTGCTGTGGGAATACAGCCCAGGAGAGCAGAGACTCCAGAAGGCCCCTGGCAGAGACGACACCTGAACTGAATCTTGCTGAGTTAGAAGTCAGCCAGGCAGAAGATGAAGTAAAGGCATTCAGCAGCAGGAATATCTTGTACAAAGAGGCAAGAAAGAACATGCTGGGTTTGGGGAAACTCCAGTTCTGTGTGGGTGAAATATACAGAGCAAAAAAAAGGAgaaccagggggcttccctggtggtccagtggttaagaatctgccttccaatgtaggggacacaggttccatccctggtcagggaactgaggccCCGCATGCCCCTGGGCAGCCTGCCCACCACAACCAGAGGGAAGCCCACaccctgcaactaagaccagatgcagccaaaaaatattttttttaaccacaaaagaaaaaacattaattgcaaaagaaaaaatgtaattatttttaaaaaaggagtatCAGGATACAAATCTGGAGAAGAAGGCAGGGAGAGATTATAGAGGAATCTAATGTGCCACCTTGTTCTTGAGGCCAAGAGTAGTAAGGAGGTTTTATTCTGACTTCCAGACTTTGTCACTAGAGCTCCAAGTTGAAAATCACGTGAGGCCTTGCTGGGGCTCAGTAGGAATTGAGTCTGGGATTGATTATTGATTTCTGCTATGAGTCCAACCTAGGAGTGGTGTTATGAGTGTTACTGTGATATAAGTTGTTATTTGTCCTTCCTACCCAGGCAGGGGGTGGTCACCAAAAGTTTTTTTGCttgtctctctttaaaaaaataaaaatttatttcttttaattggaggttagttgTTGCTATAACATTGCTTGGGCAGGTGCAGGGAAATTGGGTTGAGGTTGGGGCTGATACAAAGCAGTGTTAGTCAAAGAGACCAGCACAGTGCCAAGCACCATAAAGGATTTAAAGATGTGTGAAACGTGATTTTTGCCCTCAAGGAACTCACAGTCCAGCAGGGGAGCTGAGATTTGCCCAAACAAAGAGTTAAACATCAACGTGAGTTAAACCAACGCAGGTGGAACAGGGTGCAGACCCCTGTGCTTCTTCGGACAGTGTGGGTGGGGCTCAGGCTGGCAGAGGGTGCCCAGAAGCGgtaggagagggaggggaggatttCCTGAAACGCTATTGGAGGAGAGGAGTGATGAGTCAGGGCCCGAAGGAAGCACAGGGTCCAGGCTTCTGGGGCCTTCTCACTCTGAGCAAGGGAAAGCTCAGCACAAGAAAACTCCTGGAAGCATGGAGGGGTCAGTGAGACAGATGGAGCAGGGCCAAGTACAGCGCAACCCCACCCCCTACCAGCCCCTCTGCTAAATAGGAGCCCTGACAGACCAGTTGtttgctcagccactcagtcatgtccaactctttgcaaccccaaggactgcagcacgctgggcttccctgtctgtctccatctcccagagcttgcactcatgtctattgagtcggtgatgccattcaaccatcttattctctgtcatccccttctcctcctgccttcagtctttcccagcatcagggtcttttccaatgagtcagctcttggcatcaggtagccaaagtattggagcttcagcttcagcatcagtcctcacaatgaatatttgggactgatttcctttaggattgactggtttgatcttgcaggccaagagactctcaagagtcttcttcagcaccacaactagaaagcatcaattcttcggtgctcagccttctttatgaatAGAGTTTGTAAACCAGAGTCTTCGGCTTTTCTTCCAGAACGTTGGGGGCATCAAGGTCTTAGTGTAGTAACCGTAAGGAGGCCTTTGCATGTCTCAGCCTTTAAGACACAGGCActcctgggagttccctggtggtccagtggttgagactcgaGCTTtaactgctgtggcccaggttcaatccctggtcggggaactaatcCCACAAGCAGTTTGGCTaggccaaaacaacaacaatcaaaaagaaacaaaacctcaGGCACTCTGAGCCCCTTGCTTCCCTGCCTGGTGTGGGGGCCCTCACaagctgtccccacccccacctgcagcTTCCGGAAGAACTTTGGCTTGGGGGAACAGAGCAGGAATCAGGAGCGAGCAGCTTTCGAAGTCATCCGGAGAGAGCACAAGCTGCTGGGCCCCATAAACTTCGCGGAAAAGGCTGTCACCTTCCTCTTTGTCCTGTTGGTGGTGCTCTGGTTCACTCGGGAGCCAGGCTTTTTCACGGGCTGGGGTAACCTGGCTTTTTCCGATGACACTGGGAAGAGGTGAGCATTGCGGGGAGGAGGGATACttctgggaggagggaagggagcagggcCCCCAACTCAGAACAGGACGGAGGATGGCACGTCTAGGGAAGGGGTTCCTCTCCAGCCCCCATCCCCCTCATGACCCTGAGTAGCCTTGAGCCTCTAAACCTGCCCTCCCTGCCTCACCCACAGCATGACATCCGATGGGACAGTAGCCATCTTAATCGCTGTAATTATGTTCATCGTGCCCTCCAAGATCCCAGGGCTGACTCAGAAACCAGGTAAGCACCTGGCCTGGGGCAGGGAAGGGCCTCTGGGCAGACCCTGCCTTCTGGCactcagcctccctcccaccataCTCGGCAGGAGTAGACAAAGCCCAGAGAAGCTGGGCTGACTTGCCAAGGGCACAGGGACTCAGGGGCAAAGCCAAGATGTGGCAGAACTGAGGGTCCCTCTCTCCCATGCATTAAGCTCTGATCAAGACCGCCTGGAGAGTCccccggggcggggaggggagggaaagccTGTTGGCTCCTGGTGACCCACCTTCTTCTGCTTGGGGAGTAGGAAACCCAGGGAAGCTGAAggcccctcctgccctcctcacctgggatatagtaaaaaagaaaatgccttgGAATATCGTGATCCTTCTGGGTGGTGGCTTTGCCCTGGCCAAGGGCAGTGAGGTGAGagaccccaccccctccccatccccgtTGGTGGGAGACCCTGTGACAGGGAAAGAGGGGCCCTGCTTCTCTCCCACCCCGGGCAGCCCTGAGCCCCCACGTGGGAGCCCCCTGGTGGGCATAGCCTTTGCAGCAGCTGGAGAGACAGGTAAGAGCCctaagggagggagagaaaacacAGGCTGCAGGGACCTCTCCCCAGTAGAGTTCTCAAAGCCAAAGAGAAGGCAGGAGCTTCTGGTGAGCAGGGACTATACTCAGGACCACCCGGGCGCTTCCCTCACCCCCTGCCGGACAGAGAATACCTCAGCTTTAACACCAGGGAGTAGACAGAAGGCATTGGGTTGATGCAGTTTGTTGGCTGAAGCCACCAGGGGGTGCCATGATCATACCCAGCCACGCTCTGGGGACCGGGCCATCATTCTGCAGAGCCTCCACCCAAGAGGGGAATCATGAACCTGCACCCCTAGGCCTCGGGATTCTGGCTAAGCTCATTCACTGCATAGACAGGAGCTTCCCTGGGTCGGGGATTGGTTAGTTCAACCATCAAGCACTCATTGACTGTGCCAAGCTCTGTAACGGGTGTTGAGTGCTAAGTGGGTGATGGTGTATAAAATAAAGTCCCAGCTCCCTGGGATTTACAGTCTGGCATTACAGGAGCTCTTCTGACCCTGTGACTGTCCCTGTCCCCCTGCCAGCCTATTCCCAGCTTCTACCAGGgcccttcccccctccctccttgccAGGAGCAAGGTCCCTTCTTTCACAACCTGCCAggctggtgggggcagggagagggctaAAGTTGGCCAGGGACCCCCAGAAGAGAGGTCAGGAAAACAGGCGTCAGTGGGGTCAGAGGTCTTTTCTCCCACCAAGCCCCATGTTTCCCGAGAAAGCCCTTTGACCCCTTCTCTTTGCTAcccatctctttccccacatccaaCTGTCCTTCAAGAGGaagaaagggggcttccctggtggctcagtggtaaagaatccacctgccaatgcaggagacatgggttcaatccctgctccgggaagatcccacatgcgtggagcaactaagcccgtgtgccacaactactgagtgtgtgctctagagcccgggagccacagctgctgaagcccacacaccccagagcccgcgctccgcaacaagagaagcttctgcaacgagaagcctgcgcaTCTCACCTAGAGAGCAGCACCCCTTGCTGCGACTAGAGAAAAGTCCGAgcagcaacacagacccagcacaaccaaaattaactaattaattgattgattgatttttaaaaaaagcggGAGAGGGAGACTTTGGTTTCAGCTGGGTCTCTTCGTTCCCTCCCAAGCTGCCCTTGACTCTGAAGACTCTAGAGAGGTGTGGGCAAGAGCAGGACCTGCCCCAGAGCCTCAGCCGAGGACTCTGGAGCCCCAGGCGGCCCAGCCTCTCACCCACCACCCTCCTCTGCCCGCAGGAATCGGGCCTGTCGAAGTGGCTGGGGGATAAGCTGACCCCACTGGAGAGTGTGCCGCCTGCTGCCATCGCCTTTATCATCTGCCTCCTGATTGCCATCTTCACTGAGTGCACCAGCAACGTGGCCACCACCACACTCTTCCTGCCCATTCTGGCCTCCATGGTGAGCTTGGCCT
Coding sequences within it:
- the SLC13A2 gene encoding solute carrier family 13 member 2 isoform X2, coding for MDCNPPGSSVHGILQEACCAYTIILMALLWCTEALPLAITAFLPVIMFPMMGIMNASTVSLEYLKDTNILFIGGMMVALAVENWNLHKRIALRVLLIVGVRPALLILGFMLVTAFLSMWISNTATTAMMVPIAHAVLEQLHKMPTDRDVEEGRNNPAFELQEQKEETKLDEKDKKQDCPAPLTPSESKTQQNKEQLRFSQGLSLCVCYSASIGGIATLTGTTPNLVLQGQVNSIFPRNGNVVNFASWFGFAFPAMIILLLLSWVWLQILFLGFDFRKNFGLGEQSRNQERAAFEVIRREHKLLGPINFAEKAVTFLFVLLVVLWFTREPGFFTGWGNLAFSDDTGKSMTSDGTVAILIAVIMFIVPSKIPGLTQKPGNPGKLKAPPALLTWDIVKKKMPWNIVILLGGGFALAKGSEESGLSKWLGDKLTPLESVPPAAIAFIICLLIAIFTECTSNVATTTLFLPILASMSQAICIHPLYVMLPCALASSLAFMLPVATPPNAIAFSFGGLRVTDMARAGFMLNVIGVLVITLAINSWSIPMFDLNNFPSWAQSNTTGLCGVSQANVTTASP
- the SLC13A2 gene encoding solute carrier family 13 member 2 isoform X1; this encodes MVNTPAALYKPAQPPTCYTVRPAVPWIQRVTRQPSWVHTMATCWQGLWAYRFYLIVFFLPIFLLPLPILVPTKEACCAYTIILMALLWCTEALPLAITAFLPVIMFPMMGIMNASTVSLEYLKDTNILFIGGMMVALAVENWNLHKRIALRVLLIVGVRPALLILGFMLVTAFLSMWISNTATTAMMVPIAHAVLEQLHKMPTDRDVEEGRNNPAFELQEQKEETKLDEKDKKQDCPAPLTPSESKTQQNKEQLRFSQGLSLCVCYSASIGGIATLTGTTPNLVLQGQVNSIFPRNGNVVNFASWFGFAFPAMIILLLLSWVWLQILFLGFDFRKNFGLGEQSRNQERAAFEVIRREHKLLGPINFAEKAVTFLFVLLVVLWFTREPGFFTGWGNLAFSDDTGKSMTSDGTVAILIAVIMFIVPSKIPGLTQKPGNPGKLKAPPALLTWDIVKKKMPWNIVILLGGGFALAKGSEESGLSKWLGDKLTPLESVPPAAIAFIICLLIAIFTECTSNVATTTLFLPILASMSQAICIHPLYVMLPCALASSLAFMLPVATPPNAIAFSFGGLRVTDMARAGFMLNVIGVLVITLAINSWSIPMFDLNNFPSWAQSNTTGLCGVSQANVTTASP